TAGGACGAGGCCAAGCCGTGGGTGTACCAAGAGGTAACGAAGGTGGTGCCGGTGAGCCAGCCGCCAACCGCGAGGAAGGCGGTGGGAAAGAGTAGCAATCCCGACCAGCCGACGAAGACAAAGCGGTCGCGCTTGAGCCAGTCGTCGAGGACGTCAAAGACTCCTCGCTCTGCTCCTGGCGCGCGCCCTACTGCAATAGTCATGACGTGAAAAACCTCCGAAAAATACTATCTGTAAGCCGCTACCTTAAGCTCCTTGTAGCAGGACACTTAGGCGCAGAGCAGGGGCGTTTACGTTTCTTTACCTGGCACTCATTATACGGAGACTCCCTAAATTTTGCACGCCCTGCCGGTTGTCCGCTCAGCCCCCCATTCGCCACGCATTTGTAATACTGAGAGATGGACCAGATTTACGAGCCTGTGGCATGTTCATTATTGAGTTGACTTTGAAGGGTAATCCGCTGTCTCTTTCGGTTCAGCGTAAGGAGCACGAGGACGCCACTGGGCTGTATCAACGAGTTCTTGACGCTATGCGCTCGGGTCAAGCTCAGATGCTGGAGTTGACCTGTGAAAAGCAGCCCGACAAGAAATTGGCAGTTCTCAGCACTGAAGTTTCAGCGGTTCAGGTGTTTGAGAAATCTGCCTCCAACGCAACATCAGCGACCGGCTTCTTTAGGGGTTAGAGAGAGGTTAAAGGTTAGAGGTTAGAGGTTGAGTGATGCAGACAGCACCAGCGATCAGAGTGGCAGATCTCTGCTTTAGCTGGTCTGACCAGGGGAAATTGGTACTCGACCACTGCTCGCTAGTGGTGCCCAAGGGTGAATTCTGGATGCTTCTGGGCACCAATGGCAGTGGCAAATCCACCTTGCTGCGATTGCTATCTGGGCTGGCCGTTCCCCAATCAGGCATGCTTGAAGCAGGGCAACCGGTCGGTTTTGTTTTTCAAAACCCGGACCATCAGCTTGTGATGCCAACAGTAGGTGCTGATGTAGCCTTTGGTTTAGTCTCGGAGAAACTGAGCTTGAGTGAAACGCGGCTGCGGGTCGAGGAAGCGCTGCAGGCGGTTAACCTAGTGCATTTGGAGCGTCGGCCGATCTATGCACTCAGTGGTGGTCAGAAGCAGCGGGTCGCAATTGCGGGAGCACTCGCCCGTCACTGTGAGGTTTTGTTGCTGGATGAACCTACAGCATTGCTCGATCCAGATTCCCAACGAGATTTAGTGGAGCAGGTGCGACGGTTGGTCAAAACCCGTGGCCTTACCGCTCTGTGGGTAACGCACCGCCTAAATGAACTGGAGTTCGCAGACGGAGCTTTTCTGTTAGAGCAGGGACAGGTTGTGGATCAGGGTGATCCTCTGCGTTTACGGGAACGCTTAGCTTGAATCCGATCGTGTGCCAACACTTGTGTTCCGTCACCGTCGCTTGAGAGCAGAGGATGGCACAATTAATTTATCTTCACACAATAAATCCCTAGCCTGTGTCCTAGCCATGTCTCCTCCTCCCAAGTTTGAAGCGCTGCTCCTAGTAGATGGTTACAACATCATTGGCGCTTGGCCCTCGCTGCAAGCCGAAATGCAAGCTGGGGGACTGGAGGCGGCGCGACGAGGTTTGGTAGAGGCACTGGCAGGCTACAGCGCCTATAAAGCCTTCAACACTCACGTTATTTTTGACTCGCAATTTCAAGACAATCGTCGCAGCCGAGAGGTAGTCACGCCCCACGTAGAGGTCTGCTACACCGACTATCGCGAAACGGCTGATACCTTTATTGAACGGACCTGTGCTCACTTCCGCAACGACCTGCGCAAGTTCAGTCAGCGACTGATCGTGGCTACCTCTGACCGGGCACAGCAGCTCACAGTCACCGGTTTTGGAGCGGAGTGGCTCTCAGCACGTCGCTTGGAAGAAGAAGTCAACTACTCTCAAGCCGGTGTACGCAGCCGCCAACGAACTCCCAGAAAAGCTCAAG
The window above is part of the Leptolyngbya sp. FACHB-261 genome. Proteins encoded here:
- a CDS encoding NYN domain-containing protein: MSPPPKFEALLLVDGYNIIGAWPSLQAEMQAGGLEAARRGLVEALAGYSAYKAFNTHVIFDSQFQDNRRSREVVTPHVEVCYTDYRETADTFIERTCAHFRNDLRKFSQRLIVATSDRAQQLTVTGFGAEWLSARRLEEEVNYSQAGVRSRQRTPRKAQGSLASSLNESARQRLSRLRFGID
- a CDS encoding energy-coupling factor ABC transporter ATP-binding protein yields the protein MQTAPAIRVADLCFSWSDQGKLVLDHCSLVVPKGEFWMLLGTNGSGKSTLLRLLSGLAVPQSGMLEAGQPVGFVFQNPDHQLVMPTVGADVAFGLVSEKLSLSETRLRVEEALQAVNLVHLERRPIYALSGGQKQRVAIAGALARHCEVLLLDEPTALLDPDSQRDLVEQVRRLVKTRGLTALWVTHRLNELEFADGAFLLEQGQVVDQGDPLRLRERLA